DNA sequence from the Candidatus Eisenbacteria bacterium genome:
CTTCCGGCACTCCGCCGCCGCGTCGGGGCGGCTCGCGGAACAGAGAAGAAGGACCGGCGCGCCGCCGAACGCCTCTTCCCTTCCCCGGATTTTCCCGGCGAGCTCGAAACCGCTCATGCCCGGAAGGATTTCGTTGACGACGACCAGGTCGAAGGGCTCCCCTCTCTTCCGGCCGGCGATCAACTCCGCGAGGGCCGCCGCGCCGTCGCCGGCGCGCGCCGGCAGCATGTTCCAGCCCGCGCAAAGCTCCTCCAGGACGAGAGGATTCGTCGGGCTCCCGTCGACCAGGAGAACGCGCAGGCCGTCGAGTCGATCCGTCCGCGGGTCTCTTGTCCCCTCCGCGTCTCCCGTCCGCCTGCGAAGCCGGATATGGAAGGTGAAGACGCTCCCCTTCCCCGGCTCGCTCTCCACGGTGATGTCCCCACCCATCATGCGGACGAGACTCCGTGTGATCGTGAGGCCGAGGCCTGTCCCGCCGTAGTTCCTCGTCGTCGATCCGTCCGCCTGCTCGAAGGCGCTGAAAATCGAACCGATCTTCTCCTTCGGAATGCCGATCCCCGTGTCGCTCACGCGAAAACGGAGCTCGACCTCTTCGGGGGGCGAGTCGCACCGGTCGATGTCCACGACCACCTCGCCGCGCTCGGTGAATTTCACCGCGTTTCCCACGAGGTTGACGAGGATTTGGCGGATCCGGCCGGCATCGCCGATCAGTTCGTCGGGCACACGGGGAGAGACGCGGTAGACCAGCTCCACTCCCTTCGCCTCCGCCCGGAGCGAGAGGAGCCTTACGGCCCGGTCCACGCAATCCCGCAGGCGAAAATCGACCGGGTCGATCGCGATTTTTCCCGCCTCGATCTTCGAGAAATCGAGGATCTCGTTGACCACCTCGATGAGCCAGTCCGCCGATTCCTTGACCATGGTGAGATACTCGCGTTGCTCCCGGGTGAGGTCCGTGCCGAGGGCGAGTTCGGTCATGCCGAGGATCCCGTTCATCGGCGTGCGGATCTCGTGGGACATGTTCGCCACGAACTCGCTCTTCGCCCGGTTCGCCCGTTCCGCCGCCGCCTTCGCTTCCCGGAGACGCTCCTCGAAACGCGTCCTCTCGGTGACGTCCCGGAAACACCAGACCCGACCGGCGATCTGTTCGTCCAGCCGGAGGGGAGAGGAGAGTCGCTCGAACACCCTCCCATCCTTGAAAGATAAATAATCTTGGTCTTCTTCGAAAGAGGCGTAGAGCTTGCGCACCTTTTCGAGAAAGGCCTCGGGATCGACGAGTTGATCCAGCACCGCGCCGATCAAGGCGTCGTCGTCTTGCGTTTCCGCCAGCTCCCGGGGTATATGCCACATCTCGTCGAATCGGGC
Encoded proteins:
- a CDS encoding response regulator; amino-acid sequence: MDEVGKEHAGNEVDLRAQKILERRNAAYRILYDTVVEVEGATEDSVYHILCRNLRRLCEASVAALASFDTVTRRMVLQAMDRDTDAPFPQLEKPRSAMKKLSDRVVGHFNTSAVRRCNRKETCLFKVLAPELLRSFAGVEGECYQLSCVREGELVAVGVVRMPPGKRLRLKDVVGTYLNLSGVIIQRVNAVQTLRCNEELVRATLESTGEGVLVVDDEGKVTHRNARFDEMWHIPRELAETQDDDALIGAVLDQLVDPEAFLEKVRKLYASFEEDQDYLSFKDGRVFERLSSPLRLDEQIAGRVWCFRDVTERTRFEERLREAKAAAERANRAKSEFVANMSHEIRTPMNGILGMTELALGTDLTREQREYLTMVKESADWLIEVVNEILDFSKIEAGKIAIDPVDFRLRDCVDRAVRLLSLRAEAKGVELVYRVSPRVPDELIGDAGRIRQILVNLVGNAVKFTERGEVVVDIDRCDSPPEEVELRFRVSDTGIGIPKEKIGSIFSAFEQADGSTTRNYGGTGLGLTITRSLVRMMGGDITVESEPGKGSVFTFHIRLRRRTGDAEGTRDPRTDRLDGLRVLLVDGSPTNPLVLEELCAGWNMLPARAGDGAAALAELIAGRKRGEPFDLVVVNEILPGMSGFELAGKIRGREEAFGGAPVLLLCSASRPDAAAECRKHGAAGHITKPVRGEDLLDAALRAVGAVEAEGGCGGKDGRRGGEGTCALDILLAEDNKVNQILAQRLLEKRGHRIHVVASGTEAIRALSEKPFDLVLMDVQMPEMDGIEATRRIRLPGSGVLDPEVPIIALTAHAMTGDRERCVEIGMNDYVTKPLRPKELIAAIERLMASRAAKIV